The genomic window TCGGCTTGGATGATGTGCAGGCCGTTGAGCTGGGTGAGCAGGTTGACCAAGAGCGGGGAGACTTTGGCTTGGGTGAAGGTATTGTGTTCGCCCAATAGTTCGGCACTGCGCGCAAGCAGGGTGTTCACGTCGCTGAAAAGGAAGCGGTATTCCCACATGACGTCGTAAATGCCCGCCATATAGTTGATGGAGTCTTCCACATCGGACGGCAACACGGCTTCATTCAGGTATGCCAGCAGGGCTTCGCTGTAACGTTTGAATAGTTGGACGATGATTTCGTCTTTGTTGCGGAAGTGGTAATAAAGATTGCCCGGACTGATGCCCAAATGCGCCGCGATATGGTTGGTGCTGATGTTGCGCTCGCCTTCCTCGTTGAAGAGCGTCAGGCTGGCGTCGATGATGCGGGTGTAAGTATTGGTTTTTGCAATGCGGGTCACGGGCATACTCCTTGGATTTACAGGCTGTACGAAGCGGGCAGCCAATTGGGTTCGGCGTGTAATTCTACCTGAAATCGAGTAAATACTGTATCGCAGACATGTTGCGCCAGTTGCCGGACGTCGTCTGAAGAAGCATTGTTTTTGTTCACCAAAACCAAAGCCTGCCTGTCGTGTACCGCCGCGCCGCCGATTTGGAAGCCTTTCAGACGACATTGGTCGATCAGCCAGCCTGCCGCAAGCTTGACCGAACCATCGGGCTGCGGATAGCGCGGCATATCGGGATGCTGCTGCAACAGGGAAGCAGCTTTTTCTGCACTGACGACGGGATTTTTAAAGAAACTGCCGACATTACCAAGTACGTTAGGATTAGGTAGTTTACTGTTGCGGATTGCACACACTGCATCGGAAACGTCTTTCGCCGTCGGCATTCTGCCCGCGCTCAGTTCGGCAACGGCGGCCGCCAAATCGCCGTAACCCAAATTCGGCTCGAAACGCTCTTTCAGGGAGAACACGACCGAAACAATCACATAACGCCCTTTGCCTTCCTGCTTGAACAGGCTTTCGCGGTAGGCGAAGCGGCAGTCGGCATTGGAAAGCTCGACAAAGGTTTCCGTATCCAAATCGAAACAGCGCACGCTGTGAATCACGTCTTTAGC from Neisseria sp. DTU_2020_1000833_1_SI_GRL_NUU_006 includes these protein-coding regions:
- the murB gene encoding UDP-N-acetylmuramate dehydrogenase; translation: MQPIQYQTDLTPYNTFGLRAQAQAFIALEHADELRDVVRLPEFDRNTVLWLGGGSNILLMQDYAGLVVHMENKGIREIARSDGLVYIEAQAGEIWHDFVLHTVALGLNGLENLSLIPGTVGASPVQNIGAYGVEAKDVIHSVRCFDLDTETFVELSNADCRFAYRESLFKQEGKGRYVIVSVVFSLKERFEPNLGYGDLAAAVAELSAGRMPTAKDVSDAVCAIRNSKLPNPNVLGNVGSFFKNPVVSAEKAASLLQQHPDMPRYPQPDGSVKLAAGWLIDQCRLKGFQIGGAAVHDRQALVLVNKNNASSDDVRQLAQHVCDTVFTRFQVELHAEPNWLPASYSL
- a CDS encoding TetR/AcrR family transcriptional regulator, producing the protein MPVTRIAKTNTYTRIIDASLTLFNEEGERNISTNHIAAHLGISPGNLYYHFRNKDEIIVQLFKRYSEALLAYLNEAVLPSDVEDSINYMAGIYDVMWEYRFLFSDVNTLLARSAELLGEHNTFTQAKVSPLLVNLLTQLNGLHIIQADQTAMNDLAVNMWMVTKYWFDFDSSLRGRTKLTEDSKARGIRRTLSLLRPYLLPEHREEYDRRITAAADILTS